In a genomic window of Methanogenium sp. S4BF:
- a CDS encoding biotin--[acetyl-CoA-carboxylase] ligase, with protein sequence MNTTANQILSILEEAGEPVSGEDISTKTGVTRSAVWKNIKELRELGYEIEASRPAGYHLVRRSDRLLPYEVKRHLKTDFIGHRIEYYASVPSTIGVAKELCAKTPAAELNGTVVIAEEQSGGVGRLGRPWASPPGGIWTTIILKPEIPVDHVFMVTMACSIALVRTIRKLYRIGALIKWPNDIYIGDRKVAGILLEISAEAEDVKHCILGIGIDANIPPQALPGDLNTPVTSLMAEYGEPIDRAAFLAYLLREFERRFRLIEAGEYDSIVREWKSLSLTLDKRVKIKTPRKSFEGIAIDIDEYGALIVRRDNGKVERVFSGDCTPA encoded by the coding sequence AAACCAGATACTCAGTATTCTTGAAGAAGCCGGAGAACCAGTCTCCGGTGAAGATATAAGCACAAAGACAGGTGTGACACGGTCAGCAGTCTGGAAAAATATTAAGGAACTGCGGGAACTGGGATATGAAATAGAAGCATCCCGGCCCGCAGGCTATCACCTGGTCCGGCGCTCAGACAGGCTCCTCCCATACGAAGTGAAACGGCACCTGAAGACAGACTTCATTGGGCACAGGATTGAATACTACGCATCCGTTCCTTCAACCATCGGGGTTGCAAAGGAACTGTGTGCAAAGACACCGGCTGCAGAACTGAACGGAACCGTGGTTATCGCAGAAGAGCAGTCAGGCGGCGTCGGGCGTCTCGGGCGCCCATGGGCTTCCCCTCCCGGAGGCATCTGGACGACGATTATCCTGAAACCGGAGATTCCCGTTGACCATGTATTCATGGTGACAATGGCCTGTTCCATCGCACTTGTCCGGACCATCCGGAAACTGTACCGGATAGGTGCCCTCATAAAGTGGCCTAATGACATCTACATCGGTGACCGAAAAGTGGCAGGTATTCTGCTTGAAATATCAGCAGAAGCAGAAGACGTCAAACACTGCATCCTGGGGATTGGAATTGATGCAAACATTCCACCACAGGCCCTTCCCGGGGATCTGAATACACCGGTCACATCACTGATGGCTGAATATGGTGAACCCATTGACCGGGCGGCATTCCTGGCATACCTGCTGCGTGAGTTTGAACGGCGGTTCCGGCTGATTGAGGCAGGGGAATATGACTCCATTGTGCGCGAATGGAAGAGCCTCTCACTGACGCTTGACAAACGAGTGAAGATTAAAACCCCCCGCAAATCCTTTGAAGGAATAGCAATTGACATTGATGAGTATGGCGCCCTGATTGTACGGCGCGATAATGGCAAGGTTGAGCGGGTATTCTCCGGGGACTGCACTCCGGCCTGA